A stretch of DNA from Hoeflea ulvae:
TCAGCGCCACCGCGCAGCCGATCGGATGGCTGGAATAGGTCAGCCCGTGCGCAAACATCGCTTCGGGATGGTTTGAGGCGCGGAGGCCGTCGAGCAGCCGGTCCGAGACCACCATACCGCCGAGCGGGAAATAGCCCGAGGTCACGCCCTTGGCGAAGGTGATGATGTCCGGCACCACATCGAAACAGCTTTCCGAGGCAAAGACATGGCCGAGGCGGCCAAAGGCGGTCACCACCTCATCGACGATGAACAGGATGTCATTGGCGCTGCAGATGTCGCGGATGGCCTTGAAATAGCCCTCCGGCGGCACGATCACCCCGCCCGAGGCCATGATCGGCTCGCCGACAAAGGCGGCAATGTTCTCCGGTCCATGCTCGCGCACCGCGTCGGCAAATTCGGTGACGAGCCCGGCGCAAAAATCCTCAAGGCTCATGTCCCTGGGGCGGCGGAACGGATCCGGACACGACAGGCGGATCATCATCTCATCGGCAAAATCCATCCAGTTCCGCGAGCGCTGGCTGCCGTTCAGGCTGGCCGAGAGATAGGTGCTGCCATGATAGCCGCCATCCCGGCAGATGATCTTCTTCTTGCCCTCAAGCCCGCGCACATTGCTGTAGAATTGCGCAAAACGCAGCGCGCTCTCCACCGCGGTCGACCCACCGGTGGTGAAGAAAACGTGGTTGAGATCGCCCGGCGCGTGTTCGGCAATACGCCGCGCCAGTTCCGCCGAGGGCTCGTTGGTCGTGTACCAGGGCGAATTGTAGGACAGCTCCATCGCCTGTTCCTTGAGCGTCTCGGCCAGAACCTCGTTGCGGTGGCCGACATTGGTGCACCACATCCCGGCCGGGCCGTCGATCAGCCTGCGGCCGTTCTCGTCATGCACATAGACGCCCTCGCCCGACGCCAGCATGCCGCGCGCTTCCGCACCGATCGACCCCGCCGACGGCCAAGGCTGGACCAGGTGATCGACCGCCTCCTGGGTGGCCTTCTTGTAGAGATTGGCTTGCTTGTCGGACATGATGCGGAATTCCCGAAAGAGAGGCGCGACGCCGGATTTCAACAGCTTTCCAGCGCAATATGAACTCGTTATTGAATGGCTGTTCAATCAATTTGACAGAAAAACGGCTTGCATTCAACTCTCATTTGGCTTCAAATCATCGCGTCCGGTCACGGACCGAACCGGTCAAACCAGCAATCCGCATACAGGCTTTGAAACGGTCGGTGCTTCCGGAAATGGCGAGGAACTGCATTTGGAGTCATCTGCCCCGACATTGCCTGCTGCACGCCCCCGGGCCAGGCGCGGCTCTCGCGGTTCCTGCGCACGGAGACCGGCAAGGGCTGGCTGACCATCTCGCCGCCGCTGCTTTACGCCATGCTGCTGCTGATCGGGCCGATCATCGTCATCGTCGCAAACAGCTTCTGGTCGCAGGACTATCTGACCATCGATCACACATTCACGCTGAAGAATTACCAGGCCGCGCTGACCGAACCGATCTACCGCGATCTGCTGATGCGCTCGCTGTTTGTCTCGGTCACCGTCGCGGTCGTCACCGTCATCCTCGCCTATCCCGTGGCCTGGTTCGTGTCCTTTCATGGCGGTCGCTACAAGGGGCTCTGGCTGTTCATCATCACCGTGCCGTTCTGGTCGGGCTATCTGCTCAGGATCCTGTCGTGGAAGGTCATCCTGGGCTACAAGGGCGTGCTCAACACCGGTCTGCTCTATCTGGGCGTCATCACCGAGCCTCTGAGCACGCTGATCTACAACGTCAACGCCGTCATCATCACGCTGGCCCACAGCTGGGCGGCATTTGCCATCCTGCCGCTGTTCGTCTCGCTTGAAAAACTTGACCGCTCGCTGCTCGAGGCCGCGGCCGATCTCGGCGATGGTCCGGTGCGGCGGTTCCTGCGCATCACCCTGCCCCTGACCATGCCCGGCATCATCGCCGCGCTGATGATCGTGATGATCCCCACGGTCGGCGATTATGTCACGCCGAAACTGGTGGGCGGCAAGGACGGCGTGATGATCGCCAACGCCATCCAGGTGCAGTTCGGCAAGGCCTCGAACTGGCCGCTGGGCGCAGCGCTGGCGGTCTCCACCATGGTGATTGTATCGATCGTCGCAGGCGCGCTCGTGCTGCTGCTCGCGGGACTGAAGAGGCTTCTCAAATGAGGTTTCTGCCCTCCCCCAGACGGCTGCTGTCAACCTATGTGATCCTCTATGTGGCGATCCTGTATTTCCCGGTGCTGCTGCTGCCGATCTTCTCCTTCAACGATTCCGCCACGCCGAAACTGCCGCTCGTCGGCTTCACTTTCAAATGGTACGAGGGCCTGGCCGGCAATGCGGCGATGCAGGGCGCTGCCTGGAACTCGCTGCTGGTCGGCATCACCGCCGCTTTCGTGAGCACCATTTTGGGCATTTGCGCGGCCCGCGCCATCACCCGGCACCGCTTCCGCGGCAAGGGTGCCGCCAGCGGCCTGATCATGGCGCCGCTGATCCTGCCGGAGATCATCATCGCCATATCGCTGCTGGTGGTCATGCTCGGCCTGGGCCTGCAATTGTCGCTGTTCACCGTCATTCTTGGCCATCTGCTCATCTGCGTGCCCTATTCGGTCACGGTTCTGGTCTCCGGTTTCGAGGGCTTTGACCCCAGCATGGAGGAAGCCTCGCGCGATCTGGGCGAGACATCCTTCGGCACCCTGCGGCGGGTGACACTGCCGATGCTGGCGCCGTCGATCGTCTCCAGCCTGCTGGTGACGTTTACCATTTCACTGGACGAATTCATTCTCGCCTTCTTCCTCAGCGGCACCGAACCAACGCTGCCGGTCTATATCTGGGGACAATTGCGCTTTGCCGCCAAGCTGCCCAACGTGCTGGCGCTCGGCTCCATCCTGATTGCCGCATCGCTGGTGCTGCTCACGGTCGCGGAACTGTTCCGGCGGCGTGCCGAGCGGAAAATGGCGCTTCGCCCATGAGGAATACATCCGATGCGAAACCGCAACATCGCCAAGTGGACGGACAAGACATGAGCGCCTCGCCGATGATCGAAATCAACAATGTCGACAAGCTTTTCGGCACGTTCCGGGCGCTCGACACGCTCAACGCCACCATCGGCGAAGGCGAGTTCTTCTCGCTTCTCGGGCCGTCAGGCTGCGGCAAGACCACCTTGCTGCGCATGATCGGCGGATTTGACACTCCCACATCCGGAGACATCCTGATCGGTGGCAAATCCATGGCCGGCATCCCGCCGAACCTGCGGCCGACCAATATGGTGTTTCAGAGCTACGCCATTTTCCCGCATCTCAACGTGTTCGAAAACATCGCCTATGGCCTCAAGCGCCTGCGTCTCGGCCGTGCGGAAGAGGAGGCCCGGGTCAAGCAGGCGCTGGCCCAGGTCGAGCTCACCGGACTGGGGCCGAGAATGGGCAACCAGCTTTCCGGCGGCCAGCGCCAGCGCGTAGCCCTTGCCCGCGCCCTGGTAATGCGCCCGAAGGTGCTGCTGCTCGATGAACCGCTGTCGGCGCTCGACAAGAGCCTGCGCGAACAGATGCAGGTGGAACTCAGGCACCTGCAGCGCCAGATCGGCATCACCTTCGTGCTGGTCACCCATGACCAGTATGAGGCGCTGAGCATGTCGGACCGGATCGCGGTGATGTTTGCCGGCCAGATCGCCCAGATCGCCGAACCCAAGGAAATCTACCAGAACCCGGCCACCCGGCAGGTCGCCGATTTCCTCGGCGGCATGAATTTCCTCACCGCCTCCGAACTCTCCGTCAGCGGCAAGGAATTCAAGGCGGTCCTGCCAGGAATAGGCCCCATTACCGGGCATCTCTCCGGCAAGGCGATCTCCGATCCCTCAACGGCGATGATCGGCATCAGGCCCGAGCGTCTGCGCATTGTCTGGGAGGGCGAAAACGCCGAACAGATGATCAGCGGCAAGGTGGTCGACCGCAATTATTTTGGTGAAGTCACGTCGCTGCAGGTGTCCATCCCCGGGCAGGACGAGCATCTCTCGGTGGTCGAGACCAATGATTTCGGCGCCGACGACATCCCGACAGGCTCGGAGATTCGCCTCACCTATGACCGCGATGCCTTCATCATCATGCAGAGCTGAGCCGGCTGAACCGCACAAAAAAAGACGCCGGCAATGCGGCGTCCTTTTCAGTCTCGCGTCGGGAATGCCGGTTTGCGGCTCCCGCTTTACTCGTCGCCGCCAGCACCCGAAACATATTTGGCGCTGTAGGCCTTCTCGCCGAGCCGGTCGATCAGGCTGAGCTGCAATTCGAGCCAGGCCTTGTGGCCTTCCTCGTCGAGCACGATCTTTTCAAACAGTGTCCGTGTGCCGATGTCGCTTTCCTCGGTCGCATGCTGCGAGGCCCGGGTGTAGAATTCGATAGCCTCTTCCTCGTCGGCCAGATCTGACTTGAACATGTCGACCAGGGAGCTCGCCAGCTTGGGCTTCTTGTAGAACTGGAGTTCAGGCTCGCCGCGCAGGAACAGAATTCGCTCGATGAACAGGTCGGAATGGCCCAGTTCTTCGTGCAGTTCCTTGCGCATCTGGGCCGCCAGCTTGTCGAGGCCCCAATCGTCGAGAACATGCGAGTGCAGCTGATACTGATGCGCTGCGGTCAGTTCCATATGCAGTGCTTTCTGCAAATTTTTCATGGTTTCATTGTCAGCCATTCCGGTCACCTTTTCTCAATGCAAATTCATCAATGCAACACAAATGAATTGTGGCAGGAAAAGTTCCATCGCGGAACCGGAAACATTCAGATTTGACAATATGTCGCAAGAGGCCTGCCGCCGGGCGCGCACAAGGGCGCCCGGCATCTTGTCAGCGGATCAGATCAGTATCCGGCCTTGATCTTCTCGAATTCGGCAATCATCTTCTGCTTCAGCTCGACCGGCACCGGCGACTGGAACAGCGTCTTGTCGACAAAGGCCGAAACGTCGCCATAGCCTGCGCCGTCCAGCGTTTCCGCATCGATTTCCGCCATGCCCTTGGCATTGGAATGGCCATAGCCCCACTCGGTCACCAGATAGGACGACACTGCCGGATCAAGCGTGGCATTGAGATAGTCATAGGCCTTGTCTTCATTGCCTTCGCCGCCTTCCAGCAGCACGTAACCGCAGACCCAGGTCGACAGGCCTTCGTCGGTGTCCTTCTTGATCGCAACCGGCACGTCATCGGCCATCAGCGTGGTGGCAGTTTCGTTCCAGGCCCAGGCCAGATCGACTTCCTCGCCGGCCATGGCCTGGCTCAGCTCGGTGTTGTCGGTCCAGTACAGCCGCACATTCTTGTGCACCTCGCGCAGGAAAGCCGAGGCTTCGTCAAATTGCGCGTCGGTCATTTTCGCCCAGTCGGTCAGCCCGATGGCAAGCGAGGCCAGCGCATAGGCATCATCGACATTGTCGCCGATCGACACGCGGTCCTTGAACTTCGGATCGGCAAAGGCTGCGAGCGACTGGATATCGGCCTCATCCACCTTGTCGGTCCGGTAGGTGACTGCGGTGTTGCCCCAGTCGAACGGCACCATCCAGGCCTTGCCGTCTTCCGTCGTCATCAGGTCCTTCATCGAATGGAACCCGGGCAGGATATTGTCCCATTCCGGAATCCGCGAGGTATCAAGCGGCTTGAGCAGCCCGGCATCGCGCCATTTCACCACGCTTTGCGAGCACGGATGCCCGACATCGGATGTGAAGCCGGTCCGGAGTTTCTGGAAGGCTTCCTCCTCGTCGCCGAAAAATGCAAAGACCGGGGAAACTTCATGCTTGGCGACATAGGCGGGATGGAACGCCGGATCCTCATAACCCGACCAGTCAAACACGGTGAGCTCGCTGTCTGCGGCCGATGCCAGCGGTGCCGCACTGAGCGACAAGGCGACGGCAAAACCCGAAATCAACCCTCTGGAAAGTGCATGATGCATTGGTATCTCCTTTATTGTTCTTCTGCTTGAATTTTCAACGGCGAACCGTCGGCTGCGAAGTGTTTTGGAAATATCGTGCACAGCATGTCGAGCACGACCCGTAGCGCGGATTCGCGCTTGTAGTCCTTGCCGAACAGCATCATCCGCAGCCACAGGCCCTCCTGCATGGCGTAGATCGCGTCGGCTGTGCTCTGTGCGTCAAAAACATACCCGCCCTCCTGCTTGGCGGCGGCGCAGACCGAGGCCAGCGTGGTGCGGTAATTGGCATCCCGCTCCCAGGCCAGCTTGTGATAGGTCGGCCGTGACTTGGCCTCGGTGATCAGCGCAAACCAGGCCGCCAGCTTGCGATGGGTGCAGATTTTCCGGTCAAGATCGGCCGTCACCATCGCCAGCAATTGCGACGCGGTGTCGGTGTCCGCCTTCTTCACCAAGGCCAGCCAGTGGGCCGTGTATTCGTCTTGCAGATAGCGGATGGTTTCGCTCAGCAGGTTGTCCTTGCTGGTGAAATGGAAATTGACAATCCCGCGCGACAGCCCGGCGCCGTCAGCCACGTCTGCAAGCGTGGTGGCCGCGTAGCCGCGCTTGGCCAGGGAATCGATCGTGGCGTTGATCAGCTGCTCCCGCCGCAGCGCCTTGGGCTCGCGCCGTCTGGCAGATTCCGTGACCGGCTTGCCCGGATTGGCTGTCTCTTCTTCAGGGTCTTGGCTCAGAACATTCTTCCTTCTTCATAAGCGGAGCGGTTCATCAGGTCTGGTGCCGAACACATGGGTGGGGCAATGTTCGCCGCTGTCGAGCACCGTCTGCATGGCGCTCCAGGTCCTGATGTTCTTGTCGACATAATCGGCGCCAACGGCATCTGCGACGGGCGCATAGAGCGGCCCCTTGAGCCGTTCCAGTTCCCCGCGAGCGACCTCGCGATACCAGCCATTCCGGTTGACGGTCCGGATGTCAGTAAAACCGGCCGATGCCATCGCCGCCTCGTAGCGCACAGCTGACGCCATTCCGAAACTCAGGCCTTCGGCCGCAAGATATGTCACCATCGCCTCGGACGGAGCGCCGTCATGCGATGTCAGCCAGTCGCTGGCCGCGAACCGTCCGCCCGGTTTGAGCACGCGGAAAATATCGGCAAACAGCGCTTCCTTGTCAGCCACGTGAATGAGCGCGTCCTTGGAAAACACCACGTCAAAACTCTGATCCGCAAAGGGCAGCACCCCTGGTGCGCCGCGCACGAAGCGGGCCTTGTCCTGCAGCCCCTGCTCGCGGGCGCGTCTGTTCGCCAGATCGACAACCGGCTGTTCCACGTCAAAACCGATGATGCTTTCTGGCTGGTACGCGCGCGCCAGAAACAGCGTGATGCCGCCGGATCCGCAGCCGATATCGAGCACATTCTTGCCGCCAAGATCAACATCGGCAACCACCGCGCGGACCTCCTCCGGTCCTCCCGGCGACAAGAACCCCTCCCCCCACAGCGCCTCCAGAAACCGGATCGCCCTGTCGTCATATTCAGGCGCAGGGTCCGGCACATGGCCGGCCTGCAACTTCATGGTCGGATGGGAGACGCCATCTGTCATGATGGGGTGTGGTCCTCGCTCAATCGATTTGGCGAATTATTGGCGCAACAGACCCGATTTGCAACCTGTTTGTTGAACGTTCATTCAATAGCTGCCCGGAGCAAACCGCCTGTCACGTCTTAGACATGGTTTGCGCGACGGGGGTTTTGCTCAGATCTGGTCGGCGTGATGGGGCAGCAGAAGCCGCAGATGCGCCAGCGCCGACTCGAGCGCTTCCGCACGAGTAATCGGGAAACCCTGCATGTGCATCTGCAGCCAGAGACCGTCGGTGAAGGCATCGATGGAATTGGTCAGCAGCACCGGGTCGGGTCCACCCGAGCTCTCCACCAGATCCCGGCAACTGGCAAGCATGGCCTCGTAGCGCGCCACCTCCGCCTCGACGCAGATCTTGCTGTAGAGCGGTTTGGCGCCGGCCTCCCCCCAGAAGGAAAACCACAGCGCCAGCTTCTTGCGGCTGCAGATAGACGGGCTGAAATCCGCGCGGATCAGACCAAGAATGCGGGTCAGCGGATCGGGTGCTGCAAAGGCCGCGCTCCAGGCCTGTTCATATTCCTGCAGCAGGCGCGACAGCGTTTCCCTGAGCAGGCCGTCTTTGGATTTGAAGTGAAACACCAGCGCGCCCTGGGACACCCCGGCAGCCGCCGAGACATTGGCAAACGTGGTGCCGCTGATGCCGTGGCGGGCCACCACATCCACCACCGCCTCGATCATCCGCGCCTGCGTCTTGAGGCTCGTCGGGGAAATTTTTGGATCATCAGCCTGTCGCACCATGCCCCTTGTCTAGCGCACCGTCTGGAAAGTTGACAGAATATTTTTTTGACTGAACGCTCAGTTTATTCTAGCCTGCCTTTTTCCAATGCGAGGCGGATCATGAGATATGACGCGATCATCGTGGGCGCGGGCCACAACGGCCTCACCGCCGCCTGTTTCATGGCCCGGGCCGGGCTGAAGACCCTGATCGTCGAGAAGGAGAATCATGTCGGCGGCGCCGCCGTCAGCCTGTCGCTGACACCCGGCTGGACCTATTCCAACTGCTCCTATGTCTGCTCGCTGCTCCGCCCCGAAATCATCCGCGCACTGGAATTGCCCAAGCACGGCCTGCAGGTCATCCCCTATGAGGGCGGCGGCGTGTTCAATTCCAAAGGCGAGTATTTCGCCTATATGTCCGACCATGACGCGCTGCGCCGCGAGCTGATCCGCCATTCGCCGCGCGATGCCGATGGCTATGAGCGCTATTCCCGCGCGGTGATGCGCCAGTGCAAATTCATCAAGCCGCTGCTGTTGCGCACCGCACCCGACCCTGCCTCGCTGAAGCCCCGCGACATCTCCGAGCTGCTCTATATCCTCAAGCGGTTTCACAATCTCGGCGCCCGCGAGATGGCCGAGACCGTCCGCTTCTGGACCATGTCGATTGCCGAATATCTCGACCAGTATTTCGAAACCCCGATGGTCAAGGCCTATATCGCCGGCTCCGGCATCATCGGCACCGGCCTGGGCCCCTATTCCCCCGGCACGGCCTATGTTCTGCTGCATCACTACATGGGCGAAGTCGACGGCGCGATCGGCGCCTGGGGCTTTGCCCGCGGCGGCATGGGCTCGATCACCCAGGCCATGGCGCGCTCGTTCGAGGCTTCGGGTGGCGAAATCCGCACCGGCTCGGGCCTCGATCATTTCACCGTGCGCGACGGCAAGGTGCGCGGCGTAGTGCTCGAAAATGGCGACGAGCTTGAGGCTGAAACAGTGGTCTCGGGCATGGATGTGCGCCGCACCTTCATCGACCACACCACGGAAAAGGAATTACCGCAGGATTTCGTCAAGGGCGTCAAGCGCTACCGCTTTCGCGGCTCCTCGGGAAAGCTCAATGTCGCACTCGACGACATGCCCACCTTCACCGGCGCGCCGAAAGACGCCGCGTTCCTGCGGGGCGACCTGCATTTCCTCGACGACATGGCCGAGATCGAACGTGCCTATGATGACTGGAAGGACGGAAAATGGTCGGCCAGCCCCTATGTCGATTTCCTGATCCCGACCCAGATCGACCCGACCATGGCCCCGCCCGGCAAGCACTATGCCACCATCTTCGTGCAATACGCGCCCTATGAGCTGGCGAACGGCGAATGGAATGATGCCAACCGCGAGGCTTTTGCAGAAACCGTGATCTCCAAGATCGAGCGCCACAGCCCGGATTTCCGCAAGCTGATCGTGCACAAGGAAATCCGCACGCCGAAGGACATCGAGGATCAGGTCGGCCTCACCGAGGGCAATATCTTCCGGGGCGAGCTCACCTTCGACCAGCTTCTGTTCAATCGCCCGGTGCCCGGTTACGCCCAGTATCGCTCGCCGATCAAGGGGCTCTATATGTGCGGGTCCTCCACCCATCCCGGCGGCGGCGTCATGGGCGCGCCCGGCGCCAATGCGGCGCGCGAAGTGCTGAGCGACCTTGGCCACAAGATCGACATGGGGTTGTCGGCATGAGCGCGCGCTACGACGCCATCATCATCGGCGCCGGCCACAATGGCCTGGTTGCCGCAGCCATGCTCGCCCGCAAGGGCCGCAAGGTGCTGGTGCTCGAAGCCCGCGATCATCTCGGCGGCATGCTCGGCGACGCCGATTTCCGCGTCGCCCCCCTGCCCTACGCGCTTCGCCCGGAGATCATCCGATCGCTCGGTCTCCCCGCCCAATTGATGGGAACTTCAAAACCGGTCGAGACCATCTCCTTCAATCCCGACGGGCCATCGGTCACGGTTCTGGGCGCACGCACCATCGGCCTCGCCCCGGAGGTAGCGCAAACCTACGCAACACTTCGCGCCCGCCTCGGCCGCCAGGCCAAGGCACTGGGCGTGATGATGCTTGAGCCCCCGCCGGGACTGGGCAAGGCCAGTCTTGGCGAGATGACGGGTCTCGCCCGCATGGCGTTGAAAATGCGGCTGCTCGGCAAGACCGAAATGCGTGATCTGTTGCGCATCATCCTCTCCAATGTCTGGGATTTGCTCAACGACGAAATCGGCGACGGACCGCTGGCCGGTGCTCTGGCCATGGACGCCACGCTTGGCGGCGCCATGGGCCCGCGCTCCCCCGGCACGGTTCTGACATTGCTCTACCGCATGGCCTCTCACTCCGCCCATGGCCATGGGTTGCGGGTCATGCCCGAAGGCGGACCGGACGCGCTGGTCAAGGCCCTGAGCGATTGCGTCACCGCCGCCGGCGGGGAAATCCGCACCGGCACGCCAGTGGAGAAGATCCTGGTCGATCAGGACAAGACGGCAGGCGTGCGGCTGCAGTCCGGTGAGGAAATCGCGGCACCGCTGGTGCTCTCGAACGTGTCTCCGAAAACCACGCTGATGACGCTTCTCGGCGTCGAGCATCTCGATGGCGAATTCGTCCGTCGCTGCCGCAACATGGCGTCGAAGGGCATGGTCAGCCGGCTGGATTTCGACATCGCGCAAGCACCTACACTCGGTAGTGGCAGCACATTGCAAAACGGCCAGCGGCTGATGATCGCGCCCGGCATGCATGCCATCGAGACCGCTTTCAACGCCGCCAAATATGGCGATCTGCCGGAGCGTCCGGTGCTGGAAGCCAGCTATGACGCGGCCGCCAACCGGCTCTGTGTCAGCGCCCAGTTCACGCCTCATGATCTCACCGGCGGCTGGACGGACGATGTCAAGGCAAGACTTTCAGCTTCGGTTCTGGCCGTCCTGGAAGACGCCCTTCCGGGGCTCTCGTCCGCAGTCACCGCCAGCCGGGTGATGTCGCCCGTCGATATCGAAACCGGCTATGGCGCCGCCGGCGGGCACTGGCATCATGGCGAGCTGCGGGTCGACCAGCTGTTGATGCTGCGTCCCTTCGATGGCGCCGCCCAATACCGCATGCCGGTGGCGGGTCTGTATCTTTGCGGCGCCGGCGCCCATCCCGGAGGCGACATTTCCGGCGCTCCCGGCTTCAATGCGGCCCGCGCTGCGCTGCGCGACGGGAGAAACTGAAATGACAGCCACTGCAGAACCCGTCGCACAGGTCGTCTCGGGCCTGAAATCCGGCCCTTTCCATGATCGTCTGGTCGCCCACAACCGCCAGCAGGCCTGGATGAACTGGATGGGCTATGCCTCACCGTCGGTGCTCGACAGCGTCGAGTTCGAGTATTTCGCCATCCGCAACCAGTCGACGCTGTTCGACATTTCGCCGATGTGCAAATACGCCATCACCGGCCCGGACGCCGAGGCCGTGCTCAACCGGCTGGTCACCCGCGACATCCGCAAGCTCAAGCCGGGACGCGTCGCCTATTGCATCTGGTTAGACGAGGACGGCCAGGTCGTCGATGACGGCACCGTCTTCCGGCTTTCGGAAACGGAATTCCGGCTCTGCTGCCAGGAGCCGCAACTGTCCTGGCTCGAAGACATCGCCTGGGGTTTCGATGTTTCCATCAGCGATGTCACCCGCGACATCGCCGGCCTGGCTCTTCAGGGCCCGACCAGTTGTGCGCTGCTCAAGGATCTGGGGCTTGCGGGCATCGAGACGCTCAAAACCTTTGGCATCGCCGAGTTTGCAATCGGCGGCGCTGACGTCACCATTTCCCGCACCGGCTTTACCGGCGATCTAGGCTATGAACTCTGGATCGCGCCCGCTGATGCGCTCACCATCTGGGATGCACTGATGGGCGCTGGCAAGCTTCGCGGCCTGCGCGTCATCGGCTATGAAGCGCTGGACATGGCGCGCATCGAAGCCGGCTTCCTGTTGCCGAAGGTTGATTTCCTCTCGGCGCAGACCGTGCTGAGGCCCGACCGTGCCAACACACCCTATGAACTTGGCCTTGAATGGCTGGTGACGCTCGACAAGCCGCATTTCAACGGCCGCCGGGCCCTCCTCGATCTGTCCGGGCAGACACCGCCCCGCAAATTGGTGGCGATCGAGATCGAGCGCGACAAGCCGGCCCACAACGCGCTCGTCTACCACAAGAAGTCTCGCGAGGTGGGCATGGTGACATCGGCCTTGTGGTCGCCCACCTGCAAGCGCAATATTGCCTATGCTTGGCTCGACGCGCCCTATGGCCAGTCGGTCACCACTGACCTCTGGGTCGA
This window harbors:
- a CDS encoding aminotransferase produces the protein MSDKQANLYKKATQEAVDHLVQPWPSAGSIGAEARGMLASGEGVYVHDENGRRLIDGPAGMWCTNVGHRNEVLAETLKEQAMELSYNSPWYTTNEPSAELARRIAEHAPGDLNHVFFTTGGSTAVESALRFAQFYSNVRGLEGKKKIICRDGGYHGSTYLSASLNGSQRSRNWMDFADEMMIRLSCPDPFRRPRDMSLEDFCAGLVTEFADAVREHGPENIAAFVGEPIMASGGVIVPPEGYFKAIRDICSANDILFIVDEVVTAFGRLGHVFASESCFDVVPDIITFAKGVTSGYFPLGGMVVSDRLLDGLRASNHPEAMFAHGLTYSSHPIGCAVALKNLDILEDDLLDYTREITPYFHEKLKALEELELVGEVRGMGLMACIECVADRKSHNPIRLDTEVGVRIDRHCQELGLLVRPLVHMCVMSPPLVITRAQIDSMADILHEGISRTMRDLRQEGIWQG
- a CDS encoding ABC transporter permease — its product is MCPDIACCTPPGQARLSRFLRTETGKGWLTISPPLLYAMLLLIGPIIVIVANSFWSQDYLTIDHTFTLKNYQAALTEPIYRDLLMRSLFVSVTVAVVTVILAYPVAWFVSFHGGRYKGLWLFIITVPFWSGYLLRILSWKVILGYKGVLNTGLLYLGVITEPLSTLIYNVNAVIITLAHSWAAFAILPLFVSLEKLDRSLLEAAADLGDGPVRRFLRITLPLTMPGIIAALMIVMIPTVGDYVTPKLVGGKDGVMIANAIQVQFGKASNWPLGAALAVSTMVIVSIVAGALVLLLAGLKRLLK
- a CDS encoding ABC transporter permease, which produces MRFLPSPRRLLSTYVILYVAILYFPVLLLPIFSFNDSATPKLPLVGFTFKWYEGLAGNAAMQGAAWNSLLVGITAAFVSTILGICAARAITRHRFRGKGAASGLIMAPLILPEIIIAISLLVVMLGLGLQLSLFTVILGHLLICVPYSVTVLVSGFEGFDPSMEEASRDLGETSFGTLRRVTLPMLAPSIVSSLLVTFTISLDEFILAFFLSGTEPTLPVYIWGQLRFAAKLPNVLALGSILIAASLVLLTVAELFRRRAERKMALRP
- a CDS encoding ABC transporter ATP-binding protein — its product is MIEINNVDKLFGTFRALDTLNATIGEGEFFSLLGPSGCGKTTLLRMIGGFDTPTSGDILIGGKSMAGIPPNLRPTNMVFQSYAIFPHLNVFENIAYGLKRLRLGRAEEEARVKQALAQVELTGLGPRMGNQLSGGQRQRVALARALVMRPKVLLLDEPLSALDKSLREQMQVELRHLQRQIGITFVLVTHDQYEALSMSDRIAVMFAGQIAQIAEPKEIYQNPATRQVADFLGGMNFLTASELSVSGKEFKAVLPGIGPITGHLSGKAISDPSTAMIGIRPERLRIVWEGENAEQMISGKVVDRNYFGEVTSLQVSIPGQDEHLSVVETNDFGADDIPTGSEIRLTYDRDAFIIMQS
- a CDS encoding bacterioferritin, whose protein sequence is MADNETMKNLQKALHMELTAAHQYQLHSHVLDDWGLDKLAAQMRKELHEELGHSDLFIERILFLRGEPELQFYKKPKLASSLVDMFKSDLADEEEAIEFYTRASQHATEESDIGTRTLFEKIVLDEEGHKAWLELQLSLIDRLGEKAYSAKYVSGAGGDE
- a CDS encoding extracellular solute-binding protein, with the protein product MHHALSRGLISGFAVALSLSAAPLASAADSELTVFDWSGYEDPAFHPAYVAKHEVSPVFAFFGDEEEAFQKLRTGFTSDVGHPCSQSVVKWRDAGLLKPLDTSRIPEWDNILPGFHSMKDLMTTEDGKAWMVPFDWGNTAVTYRTDKVDEADIQSLAAFADPKFKDRVSIGDNVDDAYALASLAIGLTDWAKMTDAQFDEASAFLREVHKNVRLYWTDNTELSQAMAGEEVDLAWAWNETATTLMADDVPVAIKKDTDEGLSTWVCGYVLLEGGEGNEDKAYDYLNATLDPAVSSYLVTEWGYGHSNAKGMAEIDAETLDGAGYGDVSAFVDKTLFQSPVPVELKQKMIAEFEKIKAGY
- a CDS encoding TetR/AcrR family transcriptional regulator; this encodes MSQDPEEETANPGKPVTESARRREPKALRREQLINATIDSLAKRGYAATTLADVADGAGLSRGIVNFHFTSKDNLLSETIRYLQDEYTAHWLALVKKADTDTASQLLAMVTADLDRKICTHRKLAAWFALITEAKSRPTYHKLAWERDANYRTTLASVCAAAKQEGGYVFDAQSTADAIYAMQEGLWLRMMLFGKDYKRESALRVVLDMLCTIFPKHFAADGSPLKIQAEEQ
- a CDS encoding methyltransferase domain-containing protein, with translation MTDGVSHPTMKLQAGHVPDPAPEYDDRAIRFLEALWGEGFLSPGGPEEVRAVVADVDLGGKNVLDIGCGSGGITLFLARAYQPESIIGFDVEQPVVDLANRRAREQGLQDKARFVRGAPGVLPFADQSFDVVFSKDALIHVADKEALFADIFRVLKPGGRFAASDWLTSHDGAPSEAMVTYLAAEGLSFGMASAVRYEAAMASAGFTDIRTVNRNGWYREVARGELERLKGPLYAPVADAVGADYVDKNIRTWSAMQTVLDSGEHCPTHVFGTRPDEPLRL
- a CDS encoding TetR/AcrR family transcriptional regulator codes for the protein MVRQADDPKISPTSLKTQARMIEAVVDVVARHGISGTTFANVSAAAGVSQGALVFHFKSKDGLLRETLSRLLQEYEQAWSAAFAAPDPLTRILGLIRADFSPSICSRKKLALWFSFWGEAGAKPLYSKICVEAEVARYEAMLASCRDLVESSGGPDPVLLTNSIDAFTDGLWLQMHMQGFPITRAEALESALAHLRLLLPHHADQI